The stretch of DNA TGAAATTGTAGCAGACAAAACGAAAAGGGAAACATTAGACCACTTTACCAACAGTCCAACACAGAAGTAAATGACATAGGACTTGGGTAAGTAAGAATCAGAAATTGAAGAATTGACTTCACATGTACTGAGAAATATTACTAGGTCAAAATTAGAACTTTCACAAACAATATCTCACAAGATATTCTTCCTTTGTTCTTCaagcctactccctccgtccggtgaagagtgtacatctagcttcaaaatttgtccacaaaagagtgtactcctatcttcccaatgcactttaaagtgggaaaacatatctctcatcacatggtacatgcacttagctcattgggggttgggtaattaaagaggggagagatggtggcttgcacctttccaatgcattttttactcaactccataatttgtcctaaaatttctagatgtacactctttaccggacggagggagtatatatttatAATTACAGATAACACATGTCCATGCCTAAAACATAATTTACTTGTGAGCGGAGGGCATACCTTCTGCCATAGCTTGGGCTCCTGCGGTATCTTGGGCTACAGCTACGGCTGCGGTGCCTCGGGCTTCGGCTGCGGCGTCTTCCGCTACCCAGGCCCCCAGAACCAATCCGTAGGCGACATTCTCGTGCAAAGTGGCCACTTTCACCACACTCATAGCACTTCATATCAGAACCTCCAGAGCGTTCACGTTCTCGGCCACGGCCACTACCAGATTTTGTTGACAGCTCAACTCTCCACCCATTCTTGCCTATTAGCACAGCATAATCAGCACGATTGTCATAGTCACAAATTCATGAATGTTCAGACATACAGACGACTCCATAACAGCTAAAGCATAACAGAAGTCCAATCGCCAATAACAAAAATGTCTAATATGTTGCTGATCAAGTGGTCATCATACAATGATATTGGAACTTGCTCAAATCTAAGAGACCTTAAAATAAAAAGTAGAACTCACAAGTCTTAGCAGTTTCAAGTTCAAACTGAGTTGAACATGTTTCTAGTTCAAACTGAGTTTCCAAGTTTCTTTATTTTTAAGGAAATGCACATGATAATGCTTGCCAGTCCCAGTAAACAAAAGCAGTTATAGTGTACTGCAGCGTGATTATCTTAGCCATCCGCAGTCATGCTATAGCCAACATGTAAGTGTGCTTGCTGACTGGATAGGACATattaatatactccctctgtcccaaaatataagaacgtttttgacactatgctagtgtaaaaacgttcttatattttgggacggagggagtacattgctaCAGGATTACAGATACTGATCAGTTATTAGTTCCTGGTCATGGTCGCAATTCATGGTTTTCAAGTACAGGGCTAATATATTTCTAGGTTTCAGTGCAAATACAGTTCTttgttttggctttttcctttgatgGACAGGAGTTAATCTCTGAAAAGGCAACACAAAGGATTATACATCAGACCATTCAATATGAATCCCACAAGTACAGGCCTGAATTCACTAGCATCACCAGCCAAAAAATGAGCTAGCTAGGCCAAATAGACTACAAAAAATTTACTTGTCAGTTGTATGAGATTCTAGACAAGTGATTAGTGAACTTATCAGGACGAGGTTAAGGATCAATGACCAACCACGAAATGATCCCCGTTAATATTTTCTCAACTAGACTCATGAATCTACTAACTTATGGAGATAGTGATACAGAATCAACAtaaaaaatatgattatcatattatTACCATCCAATTCACGAATTGCATCCTTTGCGTCCCTGGTCTCATCGAAGTCAATGAAAGCAAATCCTGGCGGCTTTCTAGCAACCCACACACTGCAACGAAAACAAGTCAAGTCAAAACCAATCGATCCCATTTCCGCACGCACAAAAACATATAGGAAGTAACCAGAACATCATTGTTACCGCAGTTGTTAACTTAAAATCATCCTAATCAACAGCAAGCCAGCAACTAATGAAAAAGCAGAAACAACATAACTCTTTGCCACGCAAATACAAGATCCACCAGATTGATACATTCAGAAATACAACAATAACTTAGGGGAAAAGATGAGACATATAACCCTTTAACCAGTAGACAAGAAGTTCAAAATAATGAGATACTCCTGACTGTTGAGTTCAAAAATGTACAACTGAGCCCTGCGGTAGTTCCCACATTAACTGTTGGTAGTTCTAAGTGAAAAGGCATCACTGGCAGTCCAACCTAACTATGCTGCATGTGCTTTAGAACTACTACGATGATACCATCATCTGCACCCACACATAACTTCACTTAATGTTGCCTCTACATCTCTTATATCCATTTCTTACTTTTCTAACCTTCACTGTTTTCATATTTGCCTATTAACTTGTACCACATTATATCCCTTTAGCATATGGTAATCCAAAATAAGCTATAGAAGACCTGTACATGCATGGCCCGTTGAACttaaattaaaaaaaatcacaaaatgcAGTAACATAAACTGTTATTTATCAGGGAAATTTTACAATGTGAGCGAAGAAACAAACTAAAGGCAAAACAAGCAACCAAGCAATGCAACTAAGATATAATTATACATAAAAGCTTCTATTCCTCAAACAGAAAGCTGCATCATGTTCACCAAGAGATGGTCTCAACTCTGAATTTCACACGAATCATGCACTAAAATCAGGCTTAGCAAATAGCCAGCATACCAACATACTTGGCACGTATACTTTTAGCAGACGAGCTAGTCACCAGCTGAACATGAAATGTGAAACTACAACTTAGCATGTCTACAGGCAAGCAAGTAGTTATATCACACCAAACTCGTGAAAATAAGCAAGGGTATGCACCGTACTGCTAGCTTCAGAATTGTTAAACAAAGTCACAGGCATCTCACCTCTTGAGAACCCCAAACACGCGGAACTCGTCCTCGATCTCGCGTGCAGTGGCGCGCGGATCCAGATTCCCCACGTAGACGCGAGCCATGACCGCAGCAGCGGACCTGCAAGAGgaagaacgaaaaaaaattcttcaAAAAATGCTGACGAATCCATCACGAAGCACCTGCTAATCTCCACCCACAGATGAAAGGAAAAACGCCCCAAAAAAATTCTCGCGTTTCGGGCACGGAATGAAGCGCAAAGGCGAGGCACGCGGGACCGGAAGCCGAAGATACGTGTGGGCGTACTTGCCTTCGCGGAAGCTCCTCCCTGGGGGGATTGGGGACTGGCGAATCGGATGGCGAGCGCTGAGGAGGCGAGGAGGGGAGCGGCTCTAGGGTTTAAGTTTGAGCCGCCGCGGGCGGAAGAGGGGGGATGGAGGGTAGGGAGGGAAGGTGTTTTTAGGCGAAGGGTTGACGCCTCGGAACCAGGGGGCATTTACGGAATTCTCGTTTATTGGGTTGGGATGGGATGTGATTGGGGAAGACCGGAAGAGGACGACGGACGCTCATGAGTTGCCTCGTGATTTCTGCGGTGGCGGATGAGCTGCTGGTTGAAGATCGTCCGGGACAGTTCAAGGGAAGAAAAATCGTCTGGGGTCTTTTTTTTTTGGCCAAAAGGGGTTATTTTAGAAAACACCAGCCTATATATTGATTAAATTAAAATGCTGCTacaattattgaaatatattgtcCGTCTCTCTTCATCAGTTCGGACTTCTGAATGAGTTGGTTGGAGCATGATTTTAATATGGTATTCCAactaagaggtcttgagttcatgaCCATGCCAACGCACTATTAAATTGAAAATAAAAGATTATATGTACGTTGCAATGAATCGATTCATCAATTCTAGTCGTCTTGTCGTATTCTGTCGATAGATGTGTTCAACATATGGGATCGCTTTCGTTCCTTGTTGCTATCAAATCGCCGTCGGCCGCATCGCCGCCGTCGGCTGTTGGCTTGCTAGTTTCTTCGTGAAACTATGTGGATGATCTAGCGAGGGTTCTCCTCTCTTGACTTGTTGTCCCCTAACAAAGAAGGCTAGGGTTTGTTGTCCTTCGGTCGGCTAGGCGACCGAGAGTTTCTCTTTGACGTTCCTTGTCGTCTCGATGGCCCTTGTCTATTGGAGTCCGCTGGTCTTGATGATCTGACAAGGAGACTTCTCTATAGAGCTGTTGTCCCCTAGCAAGAATAGTTGGGGTTTGCCGTCCTCCAACGGCTCCTGTCACCGAGAGTTTTTTCCTTCGTAGTTCCTTGTTGCATCGATTGTCAGCGATAATGAAAGTGCTTTCTTGGAATTGTCGCGACATGCTCTCAATGACGGCAATACATGAGCTATTGGATCTTCAAGGGCGGGTTAGAGCGAATGTGATATTTTCTCTGAATCTCACGTAAACAAAGTTAAGGCAATTGTGTTGAGGATTAAGTTAGGGTTCGATTCCCTTCATGTTATTGAAAGTGACGGTCGCTCTGGTGGCCTCGTTTTGTTTTATAATAATGAGAAGGAATTGGTTTTGAACTATATGCCACCAAATTTTATTGATGTTCTACTTATGAAAGGGGACAAGCTAGATTGGCGGTTGACCGGGTTCTATGGAGAACCAGCTTGGGACCCGCGTCATTTGTCTTGGCACTATCTTCGGGAGCTTAAGGGAGATGTTGCAGGTCCATGCCTAGTAAGATGAGATTTCAATGAAATTCTAATGCCAAGTGATAAGAAAGGTGGGAATCCTCGACCACCTGTGTGCTTCAAGATTTTAGTGACTGAGTATTTGTATGTGGCCTCGACGGAGTTGAGTTTTGGGGAGATCATTTTACATGGAGACGTGGTGATATCCAGGAGAGACTGGATCAGACAGTAGGCAATGAGGGATGGTCAACAAAGTTTCCATTGTCGGCGGTTGTTCACGAGCACCATGTGCACTCTGATCATCAGCCACTGTTGTTGGAAACAGAGTATTATGATGGATCTCAGCTCAGAAATCGTCCTGCAAAAAGCTTGAGGCCCGTTGCTTACGTGAAGAAACATCGAACAAAATCGTTAATACGACGTGGGAAAAAACAAAGTTAGCTGGTCTGGGACCGTGTCCTTGGCTGATAGGACGAAGGCGGTACATGCAGATTTTCACCAGTGGGGCAAAGATGTCTTAAAATACCCGAAGAAGCAGGTGGGTAAATTGAAAACAGAACTTGAGAAACTTAGATGTAGGGTTTTGTCTCCTGATCACATTGTTAGGCAGAAGGAATTTCTTCTTCTGTTCAAGAAAATTATGGAGTAAGAGGAGATCTTCTGGCTTCAAATAGGCAAGGCAGAATGGTTGTTACATGGCGATAGAAACATGATTTTTTTCACAATGCGGCCACGTCAAGAAAGAAATGAAATTGTATAAAGAAGTTTCTTGATGACACAGGAGTTTGGCGTTAAGGTACGGCTAAAATTAGTGACCATATTATGCAGTACTTTCCCAATTTATTCATAGCTGAAGTTGATGTTCTTGATCTGGTTAAAAGAATAGCAACACAAGACATGAATAATGCTTTGTTAGCTCCTTAGTCGGTCGAAGAGGTCAAGAAGGCATTGTTCGATACTGGTGATCTGAAGGCCCTAGGACCGGTTGACTTGCACATAGTATTTTATAGGAGGTTTGTCCCATGCTTGGAGAAGATCTTGTTAATGAAGTGTTGAAGGACGTCAATTCAGGTATAATCCCACCGGGGAGGAATGACACTGCTATAGTTTTGATCACGAAAAAAAATTCTCCGGATAAAGTGACCCAGCTCTGGCCTATCAGTCTATGCAATGTTGTTTACACGGTAATCTCAAAGATACTAGTAGCAAGGCTAGAATTTTTTTACCAGGCATTATTAGCCCAATGCAGAGTGTTTTTGTCCATGGGCGTCTTATCACATACAATGTCTTGGTAGCTTATGAAAGTTTTCATGCGATAAAGAACAAGAGAAATGGCCATAATGGGTGGTGTGCGGTGAAGCTGGACATGCATAAGGCCTATGACCGAGTTGAATGGCCGTTTCTGGAAGGTATTCTGCTGAAATTGGGATTCCGTGAAGAGTGGGATAAACTGGTATGCAATGTGTTAGTACAATGGAATATCATTTACGTCTTTTAAACCATCTAGAGGCTTGAGACAAGGCGGCCATTGTCGTCTTATTTGTTTTTGTTGTGTACTAAAGGATTGACTGCTTTGCTGAATAAAGCTgaggaagaaggaaaccttgagGGAGTGAAGGTGTGTAGGGAAGCACTGACCATTCCTGGCGGGTGTGTCCAGGGCGTTACATAGGGGCCCTGCTTTGCCCTACGCCCCCTTTCCATGTATgcatgaaggggaaggaaagaggggggtgagAGAAGGAAGTGGgagtcctaatccacactttcctttccctttcccccttttcttctcctcctcctattGCCTTAtatggcgcaccagccccttgtgggctggtgtgttccttcaCAAGTCCCATATGGCCCATAGGATTGACGGGGGTACCTGAaacaccttccggtgacccgataagtacccgataccctccggaacacttccggtgtccgaataccatcgtcctatatatcaatctttacctctcgaccatttcgagactcctcggcatgtccgtgatctcatccgggactccaaacaacattcagtcaccaaatcacaaaactcatataatactatatcgtcatcgaacgttaagcatgcggaccctacgggttcgagaactatgtagacatgaccgagacacttctccggtcaataaccaatagtggcacctggatgctcatattggctcctacatattcaacgaatatctttatcggtcgaactgttatgacaacatacgttattccctttgtctatcggtatgttacttgcccgagattcgatcatcggtatctacatacctagttcaatctcgttaccggcaagtctctttactcattccgtaatacattgataatccccaagtgcagggagtgataagtatggagtgtcgaacccacaaggagctaaaggtaagatcaatattctctcaagccctatctgccactgatgtgtctacgtacaccgaacgtttgcttccaactagcaacgagaaataaaactatgttgtgggtatgaagtggataactttgcatgatatcagagagctaaaatatgaaagtaggtgatgttatcataaagttagaatatattactaaatattataaatagcgagtgtgaaataatggtggatcggtgtgcggaattgtcctaggcaattgttaacaagaccgatagtcgtcattgcaatttcatatgagggagaggcataagctaacatactttctcttcttggatcatatgcacttatcattggaactctagcaagcatccgcaactactaaagatcattaaggtaaaacccaaccatagcattaaagcatcaagtcctctttatcccatacgcaacaacccccttactcggatttgtgtttcagtcactcacgcaacccattataagtgaatcataaacgtattgcaacaccctataccgggaatccctcacgcttgcgcgacatggagggcaccataggacaacaccaaaataaaacatacaactcgtaccaatctagatcatcaatcaacccaaagacaaaagatatctactcaaaacatcataggatggcaacacatcattggatcataatatgtggcataaagcaccatattcaagtagggattacagcggggtgcgggagagtggaccgcgtaaaagagatgatgatggtgatgttgatgttgatgaagacgatcaccgcgatgatgattcccctctcgatggcactccggtgccaccaagagagaggaggagaggttctccccattgtgcttcctcctccatggcctccccctggatggggagaggttccccctctggtcattGGCCTTCATGACAataatggtgaaggaaatatgccctagaggcaataataaagttattatttatttcctttatttaatgataaatgtttattattcatgctagaattgtattaaccggaaacatgatacatgtgtgaatacatagacaagagtgtcactagtatgcctctacttgactagctcgttaatcaaaagatggttatgtttcctagccatagacaaagagttgttatttaattaacgggatcacatcattaggagaatgatatgattgacttgacccattccgttagcttagcacttgatcgtttagtatgttgctattactttcttcatgatttatacaagttcctatgactatgagattatgcaactcccatttaccggaggaacactttgtgtgctaccaaatgtcacaacataactgggtgattataaaggtgctctactggtgtctccgaaggtacttgttgggttggcatatttcgagattaggatttgtcactccgatcgtcggagaggtgtctctgggcccactcggtaatgcacatcactataatccttgcaagcattacaactaatgtgttagttgcaggatgatgtattacggaacgagtaaagagacttgccggtaacgatattgaactaggtattgagataccgatgatcgaatctcgggaaagtaacataccgatgacaaagggaacaacttatgttgttatgcggtttaaccgataaagatcttcgtagaatatgtgggagccaatatgagcatccaggttccgctattggttattgaccagagacatgtctcggtcatgtctacatagttctcgaacccgtagggtccgcacgcttaaagttcgatgacgattatattatgagtttatgtgttttgatgtactgaaggtagttcagagtcccggatgtgatcatggacatgacgaggagtcttgaaatggtcgagacgtaaacatcgatatattggatgactatgttcggacaccggaatggttttggggagtttcgggcatataccggagtaccggggggttatcggaccccccccccccggggagactaatgggcctattgggccctagtggagaagagaaggggcggccaagggcaaccgcgcgcccccttccccctagtccgaattggacaaggagggggggggggcgcccccctttcctttcccccctctctccttccctctcctctcctactcccacatggaagggggagtcctactcccggtgggagtaggactcctcatggggggcGCCTAGggtggccgaccccctccccctcctccactcctttatatacggggagggaggcaccccttggagacacaacaattgatctcttggatctcttagccgtgtgcggtgcccccctccaccataatccacctcgataatatcgtagcggtgcttaggcaaagccctgcgtcggtagaacatcatcatcgtcaccatgtcgtcatgctgacgaaactctccctcaaagctcagctggattggagttcgagggacgtcatcgagttgaacgtgtgcagaactcggaggtgcggtGCGttaggtacttgatcggtcggatcgtgaagacgcacgactacatcaaccgcgttgtgctaacgcttccgcttttggtctacgaggctacgtggacacactctcgcctctcgttgttatgcataaccatgatcttgcgtgtgcgtaggaaattttttgaaattactacgttccccaacagtggcatcagagcctggttttatgcgttgatgttatatgcacgagtagaacacaagtgagttgtgggcgatacaagtcatactgcctaccagcatgtcacactttggttcggtggtattgttggatgaagcggcccggaccgacattacgcgtacgcttacgcgagactggttctaccgacgtgctttgcacacaggtggctggcgggtgtcagtttctccaactttagttgaaccgagtgtggctacgcccggtccttgagaaggttaaaacaacactaacttgacgaactatcgtcgtggttttgatgcgtaggtaagatcggttcttgctcagcccgtagcagccacgtaaaacttgcaacaacaaagtagaggacgtctaacttgtttttacagggcatgttgtgatgtgatatggtcaagacatgatgctatattttattgtatgagatgatcatgttttgtaaccgagttatcggcaactggcaggagccatatggttgtcgctttattgtatgcaatgcaattgccttgtaatgctttactttatcactaagcggtagcgatagtcgtagaagcaatagttggcgagacgacaacgatgctacgatggagatcaaaggtgtcacgccggtgacgatggtgatcatgacggtgcttcggagatggagatcaaaggcacaagatgatgatggccatatcatatcacttatattgattgcatgtgatgtttatcttttatgcatcttattttgctttgattgacggtagcattataagatgatctctagctaaatttcaagataaaagtgttctccctgagtatgcaccgttgccaaagtttgtcgtgcccagacaccacgtgatgatcgggtgtgataagctctacgtccatctacaacgggtgcaagccagttttgcacatgtagaatactcaggttaaacttgacgagcctagcatatgcagatatggcctcggaacactgagaccgaaaggtcgagcgtgaatcatatagtagatatgatcaacatagtgatgttcaccattgaaaact from Triticum dicoccoides isolate Atlit2015 ecotype Zavitan chromosome 6A, WEW_v2.0, whole genome shotgun sequence encodes:
- the LOC119317073 gene encoding serine/arginine-rich splicing factor RSZ23-like, with translation MARVYVGNLDPRATAREIEDEFRVFGVLKSVWVARKPPGFAFIDFDETRDAKDAIRELDGKNGWRVELSTKSGSGRGRERERSGGSDMKCYECGESGHFARECRLRIGSGGLGSGRRRSRSPRHRSRSCSPRYRRSPSYGRRSYSPRDRSPRKRSYSRSPPPARARSTSRSPPPARGRSISRSPPPARARSISRSPPPPRNRSISRSPPPPRARSISKSPPPARERSYSRSPAQPPQREESPYADNA